The DNA sequence CTTACCCTAAATCTGGTGTCTAGACTTCTCTACAGAGCAGACTTTTAAAGCTGAGTGATGCATTTTTATTTAGTATTTAGATGGGCTTCTCCACTTATTAATGTGTGTCATGTATGTTGCAATTAAGGCAGCCCATTAAATATGAGGACAATTTAATCTCCTCAGTGCCCTTGAGCAtctggtttttaaaattttgctcTATTGAACCTGTTCAAACCTTTTGCCTCCCTAACAGATGTGGAAGCTTGCAATATTCCACCTTGCCAGATCAGAACAAAAAATACAAAGCAGTTTTGATATTGATAAATAACTCATTCATCTGTCTCCCTTCCACTGAAGATCTTGACAAACCTCTGTCAAATTCAGCATGAAGCTTTTTTAATTCTGAGATCAAGATCACCAGGGTGTGAATCCTGTCCTTCTGTGGGAATTGTACCATTTAATTATTACCATCTTAAGCCATTTTATTTCTTGGCTTTCTCTAAATTACACAGAGTTAGAGATAAGGAAGGATGCACAATGGATTTGTACAGTGGTATATTTGCTGTTTATTTGCCATTCTTTTCCTAACTTGGGCATCCTCAACTCTTTTGGCCACCAAGAATGGGGAGGCTTTAATGCCATTTCTTCTCAGTGTTTcctaaaaatcagtcctatcaGAGTGCTCCTTTAAAGTGAGATGTCCTCATCTCTTCAAGTTTTTAAACTTCCAGTGCTTGCACACAACACCAGTTTTGTTCTTGTTCCAGTTATCTATTTTTGTGTGGTCTGCTTAGTCATGACATTATTTAGGCATTTCTTTGCTATTTTCCATCTCAATCTAAtgaatttctgcctttttctaGGATTTATAGCTTTTGGATCCCAGCTCCAGTTCCTGTCTCACACAAAGTCCTTTCTTAGTGGTCATGTATAGGGTATCTGAAATTCAGGGTCATGACAGAACTACAACCTCCTAATCCATGTCATTTTCTCAGTGGCAAAATTATCCTATTTGTTTACCTGACAGTGGATCTCAGAAGACTCTACAAAATGCTCCCAttacctttctttttctatccTTCCCATTTTGGCAGTATTCCTACCTATCTACTCATCCCTACTGCAAAATCTGAAACCCATTAAGacttgtattttaaatttaagcGCTGCTAGACCCCCTCTGATGTTAAGCATTCCTTACAGTGCTGAGCTGAACCACTGAGTATAGAACACTTTGCTGTaaattgaaaatttaaaaagtatcCAATAGGTTAAGGCTGTACAATGAGATAAAGCAGGTTGCAAAAATACAACATGAACACTTGCCTGTTCTCTTTTACAACAAAGAGAACGAGATATCACTGTCTCAGCCAACTCCATCCTCAGGGTCTCTGCACTTGTGGAAAAATCCAATAGTTTTATTAACTGCTGCTATGATCATGAAAGATGCACCAAGCTTGGGAGGGAGCTGGTGATGCTTCAGTGAGATTGGGAAGTGattgggatggggcagccacagctgctctgggcaccctgtgcaggaccctcacagtaaagaaattTTTAGTAACACATCATCTAAACctattctctttcagtttgaaaccattcccccttgtccaaaaaatttctctccatctttcctgtagGCTCCCTTCAAGTCCTTGAAGAAGATTTGATCACAAAGCAAAGAGCACAAGCCAAGCTGGTTTCACTGGAGACTCTGACAtcccccagtggcccatgtagCACCTGTGGCTGTTTCCAGGCAGATCCAGGTGCCAGAGGctgccctgtggctgctgtcctgGAGGAAGGGGCAGCACCAGAACCTTCTGAGGCAGTTGTAGGTGGCAGTGCATATATTGGTCTGTAATACATTAAATGCAGAGATAACTGAGGAGACAGAACCaaggaatggtttggattgagAGAGACCCGAAAGATCATTTTGTTCCAACCCaatgccacgggcagggacaatTTCCACcacaccaggctgctccaagctccatccaagctggccttgaacatgccagggatggggcagccacagctgctctggacaacctgtgcaggaccctcacagtaaagaaattTTTAGTAGCACATCATCTAAACCTAtcttctttcagtttgaagccattcccccttgtcctgtcactatttggtctccaaaaaatccctctccatctttcctgtaggctcccttcaggtgcTTGAAGGAGATTTGATCACAAAGCAAAGAGCACAAGCCAAGCTGGTTTCACTGGAGACTCTGACATCTCCCAGGGGACAATATAACACCCGTGGCTGTTTCCAGGCAGATCCAGGTGCCAGAGGctgccctgtggctgctgtcctgcaggaaggagcagcaccagAACCTTCTGAGGCAGTTGTAGGTGGCAGTTGGGGCGGGCAGGGACAGTTGGGGAGGGGGGTTGGCCCAGCAGTGGAGCACAAGGCCTGAGGAAGGTAAGAGGTAaacaggcagggaaggaaagcgaacaaaaaaattcagaaaacttGGCTTAAAGGAGTGCCTGGAGGCAAGTTAAGGCACTGGGGGAGGGGAACAAAGCAGGAACAAACCCATGAATTGGGGAATAAGTGAGAGCAGCGTTGTGCTGGAGGAGGCAGCTAGCCAGCTGCCAAGGCGAGCAAGCTCCTGCTTATCTTGCCATGTTGACTACAGAAACAGACCTCAAATGACGCAGTGTCTATAAACAGAGAGGAAGAATTAGTTCCCATTCTGGTAGTTGTGTCTATGACCCTAAAATGCTTACCCCACACACAGCAGGAATTCAGTTCCTGAGGGCACTGACAGTGCCATGGCACAGCTGatagaggaggagcaggaggaagctgTAACAAGCACTTGCTTATTATTACAGAAACTTGGGATGGCAATTGCAAACACTGCCTAAAAGCCACACCACTcctccccaaaaccaaaaacgtGAATCAGGAGTCAACTGCAGGGTGAACAGACGTTAGCAGAATGCTTTCTTGTTACATGTGAATTGGATTccaaagtaaacaaaaaaaatctcagattgTGCCCTTTCAATCCCAGTGATGGAGCAGGACAGGTACTTTGATGCTGTGTTCCACagcatttatttttgttaaaagaTGTATCAGAAAAGCCTTGTTCAGATGCTGATTTACCTCTtcaaacagctctgctgcttcttccatAACACTTTCTCTGGCTGGTCTTTTTCCTGATGGTCTGAATAATTAGTTCTCTGGGGAGATCAAGTCTTTTCTTGCTTCCTACTATTGGAACAGGGAATATCTGGACTAATCCCATGGTACCCTGATAATGCTCCCTTTGACATATAGGAGATCCTTTATGGAGCGTGATGTGACCCTTCCTGCAGACAAACACATGTCACATGTGCCAGGTGAAACAGGCTCCAGCTAGACCCATTTCTGTTTATCACTCAATGCAGCAGGGCTTGCACAGTGGTATCTCTGCAGCAATCCTGTTTGATAAGCTGCTCTGCAAAGAGCAGAATGCCAGTGTGGATGAGAGCTCCTGTATTCCTGCCTGGGTGGCCATAACAGATGGTCTATAGTGGAACTccagacacacaaaaaaacGTGAAGTGGCACAAATCTGAGTCACTGGTACAAAAATCTCTGTTCTGGAGGGCTCTTGACTGCTGTTCCAACTGTCTGGGTgctaaaaagcagagctgaactggtgaggagctggccctgaaaattcctttccagctatttttaaaaagccctTTTGTAGGAGAGTGAGGTAGTGTAAGTTTCCAAAAGAATAGGTTTGTCTTGTACCTTTGATAGCAATGGAAAAACACTGATCAAAAGCATTTATTATTGCTTGTAGATCTCCAGGAAGGGCTGCAGGTACTGCATGTGCACATATTTTCATATATATGCCCACACACTGGTATGGGAAATGTTGGTCATGGGAACTTTTATCTGAGGAaagttaatttttattcttgCAAATTGGTATTACATGTATTTATACAAACACATACATAAACATATACAGATACACATCTATGTAAAACACCTGCAATACTCAGTTCTTCTCCACTTCTCTCCATGCTTGGGATTCACATGACCTTTTTCAAAGCAGCAATTTTTACAAAATACAGGCTAAACAGAGAATTGGAGAAGGAAAAGTAACAGTAACCCTTTAAAACATCAACAGTCTTACATTCATGTCTTATGTTGTGCTCTGAAATCTCATCACAGATGAGGACTTCACagattaaagcagaaaaaagaaagcgACCAGGAAATAAATGGGAAGCCCACTGCATAAAATCTGATGGCCACATGATAAAGAAAAGGTAAGATTTGGTTAGTCCCAGATAGAGCctgtattttttccttgaatTGTTACTGTCCAAACATCACCTGATACAAAACACATCATAAAAATGCTTTACACAGCCAAAATGGACCAGCCAGACTACATGGACCATCTAAGAAATGAATTAGCTGAATGCATTATTTACCAGCTTGTTCAGCTGTACTGAAGAACTAATTCTGTAGTTATTATACAAAGTCAGAATGAAGAGTAAAAACATCTGTGTGCACTGGACAGTGGACTTGGACAGCACTGTTGATTTTTATCCCTTCTATGGCATTTATTTTAATAGATACATCACAGGTTTCAATTTTAGGTATTTGATGTTTTACAAAGATGGATTAATCTCATACTAGGAAAACTGAAGTACATTCATGTAAAATGACTTGCTCAACTGCACCTGAAGTGCCAGTGTAGCCATCAGGCTGTGCTAGAACCTCCCTTCTGCAGagtgtgctgccagcagctttATGAGCTGCTCACTGCACTGCTCACATCAAAAGCAGCACACAGGACACTGAGCAGAACTGAGCAATTCTGAGCTAACAGAATTAAGCACATGGAACAGCACAACACACACAAATACAGGTTCTGTCCCTCACTAATGGGACATTGCACTGGTTTTGCCATATTTTACCTTATATTGGCATAACTCCAACCCACATTCTTTATTACCCACCCTTGTTTGCATTTAGACTATTTTAGCTGGTTTATTTTAAGAtaatttaaagttttaaatGTCTACAAATACATACAAATAACTCTTCTAAACTTAAAAGTTACACAACCCTTCTGTAACTGTGGCACAGTTCAATcttagttttgcttttttaaatacAATCCTTCCGAGAAGTGCAATCGATTTACAGAGGATGACAAATTCTACAGTCCTCTGACTTAATATCACAtggaatttcattttaaaagatgTCTTGACTGCTtgattataaaataaaaatgaaggcaTGGCATTAGGGCTGTTGCAGGAAATAATTTCTCAAGCAGCATTACTGTCTACTTGAGGGAGAAATACCTGGCTTGGGAGGTCAGCAGAAATGGATGCGGGGGTAAAACAGGTCAGCAGGATTGTGAATAGATCAGACTGACTCAAAAGCTTTTGTATTGGCAGGTGTGAACAGGAGTGGggtctgggacaggcaggacagCAGATGCTGGCCTTGCTGAGGCCTTAATTTTAGTAATGTTCATTCTTGGGCattactgttaaaaaaaaaaaaagatgtgagTGGTTTTGAGACAACACAAGGAGAAGACATAAGCATCTTAATAGGTTTAAACCTGTGCCACACCAGGAAGGAttgaaaggaagcaaaattgTTTTGTCTATAGgtgaaaaaaatatatcttaAGATATAAAGACGGATTTTGAGAGATGAGAAGCAAAACCACTCACATCCATTACAGTTATACTTCAGTGGCCATGAGCTTTTAACTAGTGCTGCAGGTTCCTCAGCGGGAGCTGGACCAGGGAACTGGCTGGAAATTAGCAGTTTTGAAAGCAGTTTGACAACAGCTTAAATGACTTTGAATCAAGTCTGACACAGTCTCACTTCCTCCGTTATGCCAAAAGCTGAGTCAGGAAGGTGAGTAGGACAACAACTAGATATCCTTTGCAGGGTTAGTAATGTTGAGGGGATTCAGTACCTGCACAAACAGCAGGGATGTGGCTGACCCACCAAAGCAACCAGCTCTCAAACTGCCTTCGAGctattttcctaaaaaaaagaCTATATGTCAGAAGGATTTGGTCATATCGACATAGGAGGGCTGCTACTCATAGATGTcaacttattttaaaacataacaTTGACATTAACACCATTGCAGAATCACACAATGAgtgaggctggaagagacctctgaGATCTAGGACtgaacaccaccttgtcaaccagaCCACGGCAcaccagtctttccttaaacacctccagggacagtaACTCCATCgatctccctgggcagcccattccaatgtctaATCACCCTTCCTGTACAGGAATTCTTtctaatgtccaacctaaacctcccctggctcACCAGGGATGTTCCCTGACATCCCCTACTTTGTCCCTTTATTTCTGTCACTTGTCTGAGAGAGAAGAGACTGAACCCTGGCTACACCCGCCTTTCAGGGAGTTGCAGAGCACTAAAatcacccctgagcctcctcttctccagactaaacATCCCCAACTCCCTcggctgctcctcacaggacttggtgCTGCAGATCCTTGCCCAGCTTCGTTACCCTGTAGCCATTAGCTGTATTTTGGGAAAACCCCCagcaaaaaccaacaaaccaaaaccatcaAACACCAAGCCATCGGGCAGATAAATTTAACCGAAGTTTACGATATTTAACTATGGCATCTACAAGCAGTCATTGTGCTGGTCCCTAGTTCCAAGTACATATAAATATACTCAGggggccaaaaaaaaaaaaaaaaaagggatgcaGGCAGCGATCACACACTGGGCTGAGAAACCCAAgggtgcagagctgcagcagagaagaGTGAGGGGGTGCAGTTTCCCAAAGCAGGGACCCGCCGGCTCGGTCCCTCCGGCGGCACCCAGCGCGGCCCCTCGTCCGCAGTCCGCCCCGGGCAGCGGCTCTGCGCCCCCCAAGAGGCTCCCACGGGGCTTTACCTCAGCCTGAGCGCGGTCTCCCCTCAGCAGCGCCGGGTTTTACTGCCCAGCCGACGGGCCCCGCCGCTCGCCCGGCACAGGGATGAGAGCGACGCGAAGGCGAGAAAGGCGAGAGAGGCGAGGGAcgcgcggggctgcggggccgcgCTGCCGGGGGAGGGGGCGGCCCTTTCCCGGCGCTCCCGGCGGCCAAGGCGGCTCCGGGCGCCACTGAGGCGGCGCGTCCCGGAGGCGGCTCCGGTGGGCGGTCGGGGGCGGTCCGCGGGCGGGGGGCGGTGGCAGCAGCGCGCTCGGTTGTGAGCGAGAGCGAGTGCGTGCGAGCGAGTGCCATGGCCGGAGCCCGCTGAGAGCCACAATAGGAGCGAGACCCCGACGCCCACCGGGACCCTCCGCTCGCTCTCCCCCGCGCCAGCCGCCGGCGGAACAGCAGCGCTTCCCCGCCCTGCCCGGCACTGCCtccccccgcgcccgccgctccccctcggctcggctcggctccctCCCGCCTCGCAGGGCCCTTCTCCGGGAATGTGAAGAGGCAGCAGCACCGCAGGCAGCGGGGAGTGCACGGGACTGAGCGGAGCCGCCCGCGCCTGAACCCGCCGCCGACGCCGCCCTGCGCCGGGGAggccgcgctgccgccgccgccgaggCCGAGGCCTACAGGGCTCCTGCGCCGCCGCGGCAGCGACCGAGCCCGGCGAGAACCGCActcgggccgccgccgccgccaggCATCGGCCGCGCTCCGCCAaggccgccgccgcctccctcCGTCTCCGGCTTCTCTACCGGGAGCGTCAAGGTAACTCCATCGGCGGCCCGGCGGTGCGGGAGGAGGAGGCGCGGGGGGCTGCGGGAGGACATGTTCCAGCTGCGGAGATCCCGTCTGGAAATGACAGCCGAGAGCGGATAATTGCGCCTCTGCTCCCTTCCCCGCCGATAGCCGTCGGTATTTTCActtccccccccacccccccacccccggGACCGGCGGATCTGATGAGCGTGGCTTCGTATTTACCAAAATACTCGGGGAATGGAGCGGAGGAAGCGGGGAGCGGTGGCCGGGTTTGCAGCTTTTCCCCCTCGCACACAATAAATAATCTCGGGCTTtattccccccctcccccccactGTTGGTGGAAACAGAGTATTTCCCTGTGATAGTGTATGCGGGGCAGCGAATGTTCATTTGGAGAGGCGAAAAAAAAGATCAGTGTTTACTGTAAGGTTGTTAGGCTGGATGTAGTCTTGTTGAATTAGAATtagattttaataatttataaagCAGGTTAGGGAAACTGTTACTAAATTTACAGCAGAGAAGTGTCAGTAAAGCTCCTTGCTGACACAATGATCCTGCAGTTTAAGTGATCTACTTTAGTCGCTGTccattattactatttttattatttttcgtAATTTGATTTGGAGAGAGCGTGCAAACATTTCTGCAGGGATGGTTACACTTTAATGATGCACGTGATGAGGAGGGGAAGCTTTCTGATGAGATGAGATGGGGCCAAACCGATTCACGTTTAGGGAATATATTTTTGCTGATATATTCAGAATTTGGTTTATGTAACAGGTAACTTTGTGTGTTTTTTGGCGGACTGTTGAAATCTTAGAAGTGGGTTACTAAAGTACAGGCCATTCTATTCCAGTTTATCtgacttttttatttattaatcttGGCTGGGGCCTGAATGCCCTGGTGATGctggcttcttttttttttttttttttgcctgggtgATAAACAAGACCAGTTTAAGGTACGGGTTCATGTTGCTGATAGTATATTATATTTAGAAAGCCTAAGCTGGTAGTGAAAGAATACCTCAGGAGAAATCAAAAAGATGGAataaggttttttttcattattgtaATGCCAGCTGCACAGTTCAGCTTCTGGGTGCTGCACATGCTTCCTTGAAGAAGCTATGGAGTTTATACTCCATTTTTGATAGATTCACTGCACCTATATGGAATTTTGCATTAAATAGTTCTTATCTTTTGGAGCTTGTTTACACTGTTGCAACAAATCTTGCTTTCGAAAGCTTTTCTTACAAAAGACAAACCCAAATAATGCCTGTTTCAGTGGATTTAGTAATCTACCAAGCACACGAGTAACCAGATcatttcaataaaaataataagtaCTCGAAAGCGTTCTGTATGTTGTGGAATCAACTTCTTGTAGCACACGAGGAGTCACTTTGGTAATTGAAGTCAACAGACATTGGGGATGAGTAATGCTTTCCAAGGACATGCTCTAAGACCCTGATCCTGCGAGTGCTTACGCCGATGCTTAACTTTGCACGGGTGCCTGTCCTGGCCGAAATCGCCAGAGCTGCCCTCGTTAATGGTCGTGTTAATTAATGAATGCAGATGAGGCTGCTGGAGTGAACTGTGCACCGAGCTGCTGCTGGTAACGTGTAGGCCTGAATTCCTCCTGTCTCCTCTGCCTTGAGTATTACTCATGGGTTTCATCGAGCTCTGATGGGCCTTTTTAACAGGCAGGACCAGACTGGTAAATAAAATAGCTGGATGCATTAATTCAGTGTTTGCTAGAGGTACAGAATCAGCTGCAGGAATACCACCAAGGCAGGTTTTGTAGGAAGAAGCAATGCCTATTGCCTAGGCCAGCTGAAGTTGGGAAACAAACTTACTTTTGCTTGCAGAAGCCTTTTTTGGctctctgcctctccctgcaaACCTTGTGTGTCTCATGCCCTTAGAGCAGTTACTGCTACCACACTGCCAGTCGTCCAGAAATGCCAGGACATGGAATAACCACATGTAAAGGCACTCACAGGAAAACAACTGAGTGTTTCTGAAGTGGAGAATAAAGAAGGAATATGCACAATTTGTGTCAGTGTTAGTGAAATTGTGAAGCATAGCAGTACTTTTTACTATAGTTTCCTAAATTTCTATAAAATCTTGTATGTAGGTGTGGCAAATAAATGGAGTTTTTGTTCTGTCCTATGTTTTTTGTCCTTAATGCCAAAAAACCATCTGTGCCTTTTTGTGTACCCATTCTTTATCAGAGTAAGTTGAAATGACTTCATCCCAAGGAGTGCATAATTTAAAGCTACAGTCTGGTCTGCAGGTGTGTGAAGTTCTGTTCTGATGAAGTTCTGAATGCAGTGATGTCAGCATTAGGTCTGAAATTTATGGCAAATAGGAGacacaaataaaaatgtaaGCAATAGGAATTACTACACTAATAATTAAGTTTATTCTATCCATAAGATGGGTTAGACCTCTCAACAGTTTATCTGTGTGAGTTGTCAACAGGAAGAAGATATTTGGAAAGTTTAGATGAATCTTTACCTGTTTCACTCATTTGGGACACACTTTTAACACATGCTTTCCTTCAGTAGGGATATGTCCTCAGCACCAACTACTCCTCCATCAGTGGATAAAGTAGACGGATTTTCTCGGAAGTCCGTC is a window from the Zonotrichia albicollis isolate bZonAlb1 chromosome 6, bZonAlb1.hap1, whole genome shotgun sequence genome containing:
- the LOC141729298 gene encoding uncharacterized protein LOC141729298 encodes the protein MKPMSNTQGRGDRRNSGLHVTSSSSVHSSLQQPHLHSLINTTINEGSSGDFGQDRHPCKVKHRRKHSQDQGLRACPWKALLIPNGAEAQLSALGCHFQTGSPQLEHVLPQPPAPPPPAPPGRRWSYLDAPGREAGDGGRRRRPWRSAADAWRRRRPECGSRRARSLPRRRRSPVGLGLGGGGSAASPAQGGVGGGFRRGRLRSVPCTPRCLRCCCLFTFPEKGPARREGAEPSRGGAAGAGGGSAGQGGEALLFRRRLARGRASGGSRWASGSRSYCGSQRAPAMALARTHSLSLTTERAAATAPRPRTAPDRPPEPPPGRAASVAPGAALAAGSAGKGPPPPPAARPRSPARPSPLSPFSPSRRSHPCAGRAAGPVGWAVKPGAAEGRPRSG